A genomic segment from Streptomyces sp. NBC_00459 encodes:
- a CDS encoding chain length determinant protein — translation MDLAEIFRVTRRRWYVLLPGLLLTAGMVAAVVLLVPVTYQSQSTVQLLNSPKATVAYGGNPFLSTQTSLTGMADSLARNLNSDGSVRELKSRGATGTFEAKIADNAQGPLMWLTVTGTDKAAVLASDRILTAYATDRLKQFQEQQSVEPKAMIQMMTIVVPQPPVAQTKTRLEYMIMAGGMGLVLSLVAVFYVEARRRTRPAANSEEPEPSVDAPEPEPAAESRATAPRPAAEESVAEQTIALRTPPAWARSANRPAAEPRAGRAATVVAPAAEPLDEESTHGQRSHTGQRDR, via the coding sequence ATGGATCTCGCTGAGATCTTCCGTGTCACGCGCAGGCGTTGGTACGTCCTGTTGCCCGGACTGCTGCTGACCGCCGGGATGGTGGCCGCCGTGGTACTGCTCGTTCCGGTCACCTACCAGTCGCAGAGCACGGTGCAGCTGCTGAACTCCCCGAAGGCCACCGTCGCCTACGGCGGCAATCCCTTCCTCAGCACGCAGACCTCGCTCACCGGCATGGCCGACAGCCTGGCCCGCAACCTCAACTCCGACGGCTCCGTCCGGGAACTCAAGTCCCGTGGCGCCACCGGTACGTTCGAGGCCAAGATCGCCGACAACGCCCAGGGGCCGCTGATGTGGCTCACGGTCACCGGCACCGACAAGGCAGCGGTCCTGGCCTCGGACCGCATCCTGACCGCGTATGCCACGGACCGGCTGAAGCAGTTCCAGGAACAGCAGTCGGTCGAGCCGAAGGCCATGATCCAGATGATGACGATCGTGGTCCCTCAGCCGCCGGTGGCGCAGACCAAGACCCGGCTCGAGTACATGATCATGGCCGGCGGCATGGGCCTGGTGCTGAGCCTGGTCGCCGTCTTCTACGTGGAGGCTCGCCGCCGAACGCGCCCGGCGGCGAACTCCGAGGAACCCGAACCGTCGGTCGACGCGCCCGAGCCGGAGCCGGCGGCCGAGTCCCGTGCCACCGCCCCCCGGCCGGCGGCCGAGGAGTCGGTCGCGGAACAGACGATCGCTCTGCGCACCCCGCCCGCCTGGGCGCGGTCCGCCAACAGGCCCGCCGCGGAGCCGAGAGCGGGACGGGCCGCCACGGTCGTGGCACCCGCCGCCGAGCCGCTCGACGAGGAGTCGACTCATGGACAGCGTTCGCACACCGGACAGCGGGACCGCTGA
- a CDS encoding lipopolysaccharide biosynthesis protein, giving the protein MDSVRTPDSGTAEPSSTPAPAAAPSLGGKVRSAARWSLINTVVMRLGNFATGILLARFALGPAEWGVYGIAQTVLLVLLSANELGVGLAIVRWEGDARRFAPTVLTLSALSSGLLYVALFAAAPTVAGLLGSPDAANVLRVMCLCVVIDGVAQVPAGFLTREFAQGKRMIVDALNFVVSTSVTLLLAFEGWGAMSFAWGAVAGNVVTLIGCALAAPGTLKFGWDPDQARALLRFGLPLAGASMLALAVVNVDTMVVGATLGSVSLGFYVLAFNMSGWPVRIISEAARRVSFAGFSRLADSPQALAQGFSRALGVVITGTVPLCVLLACLAEPAIVTIYGDRWGPAAAALPWLMVLGLIRIGSELAYDCLVAIGQRRSLFLVQGLWLAALVPVLLVAARLNGIVGVAQAHVLVAGGLVVPVFLVALHRGGIGFGRVARACAWPFFGGAVMAAIVLGLQRLFGDGRLALLAISTIALAGYTLCVLPSRDFLRGVDGGDRPHRGRHRSSAPVRPPQEDMR; this is encoded by the coding sequence ATGGACAGCGTTCGCACACCGGACAGCGGGACCGCTGAACCCAGCAGCACGCCCGCTCCGGCCGCTGCCCCCTCCCTGGGCGGGAAGGTCCGTTCGGCTGCCCGCTGGAGCCTGATCAACACCGTCGTCATGCGGCTGGGCAACTTCGCGACCGGCATCCTGCTGGCGCGCTTCGCCCTCGGACCGGCGGAGTGGGGCGTCTACGGCATCGCCCAGACCGTGCTGCTGGTCCTGTTGTCCGCGAACGAACTGGGCGTCGGCCTGGCCATCGTGCGCTGGGAGGGCGACGCACGGCGGTTCGCGCCGACCGTGCTGACCCTCAGCGCCCTCTCCAGCGGCCTGCTGTACGTGGCGCTGTTCGCGGCGGCGCCGACGGTGGCGGGCCTGCTCGGCTCGCCGGACGCGGCGAACGTACTGCGGGTGATGTGCCTGTGCGTGGTGATCGACGGGGTGGCGCAGGTGCCCGCCGGCTTCCTCACCCGGGAGTTCGCCCAGGGCAAGCGGATGATCGTCGACGCGCTCAACTTCGTGGTCAGCACCTCGGTGACGCTGCTGCTGGCCTTCGAGGGCTGGGGCGCGATGAGCTTCGCCTGGGGTGCCGTGGCGGGGAACGTCGTGACGCTGATCGGCTGTGCGCTGGCGGCGCCGGGCACCCTGAAGTTCGGCTGGGACCCCGATCAGGCCCGGGCGCTGCTCAGGTTCGGGCTTCCGCTGGCGGGGGCGAGCATGCTGGCCCTCGCGGTGGTCAACGTCGACACCATGGTGGTGGGCGCGACGCTGGGCAGTGTCTCCCTGGGCTTCTACGTGCTCGCCTTCAACATGTCCGGCTGGCCCGTGCGGATCATCTCGGAGGCCGCCCGCCGGGTCTCCTTCGCCGGCTTCTCCCGCCTGGCCGACTCACCGCAGGCGCTCGCCCAGGGCTTCAGCCGCGCGCTGGGTGTGGTGATCACCGGCACCGTCCCGCTGTGCGTCCTGCTGGCCTGCCTCGCGGAGCCGGCCATCGTGACGATCTACGGAGACCGGTGGGGTCCCGCCGCCGCGGCACTGCCCTGGCTGATGGTCCTCGGCCTGATCCGCATCGGCAGTGAACTCGCCTACGACTGCCTGGTCGCGATCGGACAGCGCCGGTCGCTCTTCTTGGTGCAGGGCCTGTGGCTGGCGGCCCTGGTCCCGGTGCTTCTCGTCGCCGCCCGTCTGAACGGAATCGTCGGGGTCGCGCAGGCCCATGTGCTGGTCGCCGGCGGCCTGGTGGTGCCCGTGTTCCTGGTCGCCCTGCACCGTGGCGGCATCGGTTTCGGCCGGGTCGCCAGGGCCTGCGCGTGGCCCTTCTTCGGCGGGGCCGTGATGGCCGCGATCGTCCTCGGCCTCCAGCGCCTGTTCGGCGACGGCCGGCTCGCGCTTCTCGCCATCAGCACGATCGCCCTGGCCGGCTACACGCTGTGCGTACTGCCCAGCCGCGACTTCCTGCGCGGTGTCGACGGCGGCGACCGGCCCCACCGCGGCCGACACCGGTCCTCCGCACCGGTCCGGCCTCCCCAAGAGGACATGAGGTGA
- a CDS encoding glycosyltransferase family 2 protein, translating into MSGFVRRVARAPWTLLKALFGWLVLFEVRNKVLLAPTAVRLRRIEAAETRRLAAGLPSPPSALVTTVIATHRRPEALCAAVRSALDQTVRDQVVIVVDDGAGLPGELPDDPRLFAVSLNHNTGVAGVVRNVGIRLGRSRYVAFLDDDNLWEPDHLERALAVLESPGGPDGVYTALRRVLPDGSEKDILSVPYDRRRAARESFLDTNAFVARRNRSLHFSRLRRTPEVMPREDWELIHRYARRHRVLHVPHPTVRYLVNPASFYTEW; encoded by the coding sequence GTGAGCGGGTTCGTGCGCCGGGTCGCACGGGCGCCCTGGACCCTGCTCAAGGCGCTGTTCGGCTGGCTGGTGCTCTTCGAGGTCAGGAACAAGGTCCTGCTGGCCCCCACCGCGGTGCGGCTGCGCCGGATCGAGGCCGCCGAGACCCGACGGCTCGCCGCCGGCCTGCCGTCGCCGCCCTCGGCGCTGGTCACCACGGTGATCGCGACCCACCGACGTCCCGAGGCGCTGTGTGCCGCGGTGCGCTCGGCTCTGGACCAGACCGTTCGCGACCAGGTCGTGATCGTGGTCGACGACGGCGCCGGGCTGCCCGGCGAACTCCCCGACGACCCGAGGCTGTTCGCCGTTTCACTGAACCACAACACCGGCGTGGCGGGAGTCGTGCGCAACGTGGGCATCCGCCTCGGCCGCTCGCGGTACGTGGCGTTCCTGGACGACGACAACCTGTGGGAACCCGACCATCTGGAACGGGCGTTGGCGGTCCTGGAGTCCCCCGGCGGCCCCGACGGCGTCTACACGGCGCTGCGCCGCGTCCTGCCCGACGGCAGCGAGAAGGACATCCTGTCGGTGCCCTACGACCGGCGCAGGGCCGCCCGCGAGTCCTTCCTGGACACCAACGCCTTCGTCGCCCGCCGCAATCGCTCCCTGCACTTCAGCCGCCTGCGCCGGACACCGGAGGTGATGCCCCGGGAGGACTGGGAGCTGATCCACCGGTACGCCCGCAGGCA